One genomic window of Fibrobacter sp. includes the following:
- a CDS encoding ORF6N domain-containing protein has translation MMKKDVAASAAGAVAPKKPEFSLIDEDLLKSRIYTIRGVKVMLDADLAEIYGYSTGAFNQQVKNNIEKFDDDFRFQITQTEFSGLISKFLISNRGGTRKMPYAFTEQGIYMLMTVLKGEQATAQSKALIRLFKQMKDYIAAENKQLLGNDGIAQIALQTAQNTRDIAIHSAGIRELSGEVHDMRENLGKVNLDLQKVMANFIDPSTFKHFLILNGQRLEADVAYTQIYGMAKRSVLIVDDYLDVKTLDLLRCVEKNVSVKIFSEQHGRTRLTESMLADFRAARPDVELGDVRTTGNLFHDRYIYLDFGTDSEKLFHCGASSKDAGNKITTIMQLEDIAGYRALFERLLREEGIGDIPS, from the coding sequence ATGATGAAGAAAGATGTTGCGGCCAGTGCGGCCGGGGCCGTCGCGCCGAAAAAGCCCGAATTTTCCCTGATAGACGAGGATTTGCTCAAGTCGCGAATATATACCATCCGCGGGGTAAAGGTCATGCTCGATGCCGATTTGGCGGAGATTTACGGGTATAGCACCGGAGCCTTTAATCAGCAGGTGAAAAACAACATTGAAAAATTTGACGATGATTTCCGGTTTCAGATAACACAAACGGAATTTTCCGGTTTGATATCAAAATTTTTGATATCAAACCGAGGCGGAACAAGAAAAATGCCCTATGCCTTTACCGAGCAAGGCATCTACATGCTCATGACGGTTCTTAAGGGCGAGCAGGCGACCGCACAGAGCAAGGCCCTTATCCGTCTTTTCAAGCAGATGAAGGACTACATTGCAGCGGAAAACAAGCAATTGCTAGGAAATGACGGAATTGCTCAAATCGCATTGCAGACTGCACAAAATACGAGGGATATCGCGATACATTCTGCCGGTATTAGGGAACTTTCTGGTGAAGTCCATGATATGCGTGAAAACCTCGGAAAGGTGAACCTGGACCTGCAAAAAGTCATGGCAAATTTCATCGACCCGAGCACCTTCAAGCATTTTTTGATTCTGAACGGGCAGCGGCTGGAGGCCGATGTCGCCTACACACAGATTTACGGCATGGCGAAGAGGTCGGTGCTGATTGTAGATGACTACCTGGATGTAAAGACCCTCGATTTGCTGCGGTGCGTGGAGAAGAATGTTTCTGTCAAGATTTTCAGCGAACAGCACGGGCGTACCCGCCTGACCGAGAGCATGCTGGCGGACTTCAGGGCCGCCCGCCCGGATGTGGAACTTGGCGATGTACGCACCACGGGGAACCTGTTCCACGACAGGTACATCTATCTGGATTTCGGGACCGACAGCGAGAAACTTTTCCACTGCGGGGCGTCCTCAAAAGATGCGGGCAACAAGATCACGACCATCATGCAGCTGGAAGATATCGCGGGGTATCGTGCACTGTTCGAGAGGCTACTGCGAGAGGAGGGGATAGGGGACATCCCTAGCTGA
- a CDS encoding transglycosylase domain-containing protein — translation MVRLLIKLLKIMAAFALVGLICCIPLYIVVFKILPEKDPDNQFNRKTILQVLSGETRVFYRDGDNLLGAFFDANHRVYVPYGDIPVNIVNALVAAEDAGYWNHDGFSLYGFTRAMVSNLKSGHMRQGGSTLTQQAVKNIFGREERSVKEKGKELINALRMEKHFSKEEILEFYLNQFHVSGTGKGVAIAAQYFFNKELKDLTLAECAFIAGSVKGPFNYDPFIQRNKERRDRAIARGAERLQYVLSRMVEEGYIEQEDMDKALANPLEFNHGNFRFSMSTTLERLEERLDSEYFKELFEGEGIDDWRKAQLEIVTTLDARSQDAAKRALQNNISNLQMQLGGFVLPKAQFANRAQSARKGDYLYGAVDSVFYDDKGKLKSLKLDFGQLKGVVTEAAVKEFAAQVGGDVNKILASQLKPGAILLVSVLDENKIEGYAPCKIETEPVLQGGLVAIQNGMVLASQGGFHNTGYDRSFKAVRQLGSSWKPLLYALALQHHWNYMDELENEFNVFQYVNQFYFPRPDHKNKGDVVTIAWATTRSENIASIWLLEHLLDKLDSNEFAEVAAQNGFAQDADEERKEYFERLRDKFGLTLKEESKREIEFTRARDALAERYRLEGKSARARAVLNLRYGTFTDVGVKQAKKDETLIKYLNHNYKNYAEILRAREAKSLDPDVEATLPPMDSVELFPNFSLADFKRLTTMMEPVDSEKDYLELSQLRYWPDFRRALSMAEYARFANEIGIHQKLQKVFSMPLGVNEITLGEITTAYQTLLTGKVYKCLDADWADPCFIKEIKNRDGRVIFRNEVETKQVLSDTVTSQMAVMLRSVFTNGTARSQVANLSVSSEDRSTTLRFPVMGKTGTTNDYRNVAFMGALPTYVSEQNGIALDSVVAIGSYVGFDDNKPLKSGRTRIAGASGGLPQWAAFAKEEIDIQGIPEHIDFFDISMLATGEVPLVLPNERGELKVDPMTGFVLPESEASAGRSLPWLEVPGFTAVAPVTAEAEAGVVADSAVTAVPAAVTEGADSAQISIVPVEENAAAPAAETATVPATESATPAPETKTATPMPKDDDWDLPADLDGNNAFVPLEAGE, via the coding sequence ATGGTGCGGCTTCTAATAAAATTACTCAAGATTATGGCGGCATTTGCCCTGGTGGGCCTCATCTGCTGCATCCCCCTCTACATTGTCGTTTTCAAAATTCTGCCCGAAAAGGACCCCGACAACCAGTTCAACCGCAAAACTATCCTGCAGGTGCTCTCCGGCGAGACCCGCGTGTTCTACCGCGACGGTGACAATCTTCTGGGCGCATTTTTCGATGCCAATCACCGCGTGTATGTGCCCTACGGCGACATTCCTGTGAACATCGTGAACGCCCTGGTGGCCGCCGAAGACGCGGGCTACTGGAACCACGACGGGTTCAGCCTGTACGGCTTTACCCGCGCCATGGTCTCGAACCTGAAAAGCGGGCACATGCGGCAGGGCGGTTCCACCCTCACCCAGCAGGCGGTCAAGAACATCTTTGGCCGCGAGGAACGTTCTGTCAAGGAAAAGGGCAAGGAGCTGATTAACGCGCTCCGTATGGAAAAGCATTTTTCCAAGGAAGAAATCTTGGAGTTCTACCTGAACCAGTTCCACGTTTCGGGCACGGGCAAGGGTGTGGCCATTGCGGCCCAGTATTTCTTCAACAAGGAACTGAAGGACCTGACCCTGGCCGAATGCGCCTTTATCGCTGGTTCCGTGAAGGGCCCCTTCAACTACGACCCCTTTATCCAGCGCAACAAGGAACGCCGTGACCGGGCTATCGCCCGGGGTGCAGAACGCCTGCAATACGTGCTTTCTCGCATGGTAGAAGAAGGCTACATCGAGCAAGAGGACATGGACAAGGCCCTCGCAAACCCGCTGGAATTCAACCACGGGAATTTCCGCTTCAGCATGAGCACCACGCTGGAGCGGCTGGAAGAACGCCTGGACAGCGAATATTTCAAGGAACTCTTCGAGGGCGAAGGAATCGACGACTGGCGCAAGGCCCAGCTGGAAATCGTGACCACGCTGGATGCTCGGAGTCAGGACGCGGCGAAGCGCGCCCTGCAGAACAATATCAGCAACCTCCAGATGCAGTTGGGCGGGTTCGTGCTCCCCAAGGCCCAGTTTGCAAACCGTGCCCAGAGTGCCCGCAAGGGCGATTACCTTTACGGTGCCGTAGATAGTGTTTTCTACGACGACAAGGGCAAGCTGAAATCCTTGAAGCTGGACTTTGGCCAGCTGAAGGGTGTCGTCACGGAGGCCGCGGTCAAGGAATTTGCAGCCCAGGTGGGTGGCGACGTGAACAAGATTCTCGCCTCCCAGCTGAAACCGGGAGCAATCCTTCTGGTGAGCGTGCTGGACGAAAACAAGATCGAGGGCTACGCCCCCTGCAAGATCGAAACAGAACCCGTGCTGCAGGGCGGTCTCGTGGCCATCCAGAACGGCATGGTGCTTGCAAGCCAGGGCGGTTTCCACAACACGGGTTATGACCGTAGCTTCAAGGCGGTGCGTCAGTTGGGCTCCAGCTGGAAACCCCTGCTCTATGCGCTGGCCCTGCAACACCACTGGAACTACATGGACGAGCTGGAAAACGAGTTCAACGTGTTCCAGTACGTGAACCAGTTCTATTTCCCCCGGCCCGACCACAAGAACAAGGGTGACGTGGTGACCATCGCCTGGGCTACCACCCGTTCCGAAAACATCGCCAGCATTTGGCTGTTGGAACACTTGTTAGACAAGCTGGACAGTAACGAGTTTGCCGAGGTGGCGGCCCAGAACGGCTTTGCCCAAGATGCCGACGAAGAACGCAAGGAATATTTTGAGCGGCTTCGTGACAAGTTCGGCCTCACCCTGAAAGAAGAATCCAAGCGGGAAATCGAGTTTACCCGCGCCCGCGACGCCCTTGCAGAACGCTACAGACTCGAGGGAAAGTCCGCCCGCGCCCGTGCGGTGCTGAACTTGCGCTACGGCACCTTTACGGATGTAGGCGTCAAGCAGGCCAAGAAAGACGAAACCCTCATCAAGTACCTGAACCACAACTACAAGAACTACGCCGAAATTTTGCGTGCCCGCGAAGCCAAGAGCCTGGACCCCGATGTAGAGGCCACTCTCCCGCCCATGGATTCGGTGGAACTGTTCCCCAATTTCAGCCTGGCCGATTTCAAGCGGCTCACCACCATGATGGAGCCTGTCGATTCCGAAAAGGATTACTTGGAATTGAGCCAGCTCCGCTACTGGCCCGATTTCCGCAGGGCGCTTTCCATGGCGGAATACGCCCGCTTTGCAAACGAAATCGGCATTCATCAGAAACTGCAAAAAGTATTCAGCATGCCCCTGGGCGTAAACGAGATTACCCTTGGCGAAATCACCACGGCCTACCAGACCTTGCTCACCGGGAAGGTTTACAAGTGCCTGGATGCCGACTGGGCCGACCCATGCTTTATCAAGGAAATCAAGAATCGTGACGGTCGCGTGATTTTCAGGAACGAGGTAGAAACCAAGCAGGTACTTTCCGATACGGTCACGTCCCAGATGGCGGTGATGCTTCGCTCCGTGTTCACCAACGGTACGGCCAGGAGCCAGGTGGCAAACCTTTCCGTTTCAAGCGAAGACCGCTCCACCACGCTTCGTTTCCCGGTGATGGGCAAGACGGGTACCACCAACGATTACCGCAACGTGGCCTTCATGGGAGCGCTTCCCACTTACGTGTCAGAACAGAACGGCATCGCGCTGGATTCCGTAGTGGCTATCGGAAGCTACGTGGGCTTCGACGATAACAAACCCCTAAAATCGGGCCGCACCCGCATCGCAGGTGCATCAGGCGGCCTGCCCCAGTGGGCGGCCTTCGCCAAAGAAGAAATCGACATCCAGGGCATTCCCGAACACATCGACTTCTTCGACATTTCCATGCTGGCCACGGGCGAGGTCCCGCTGGTGCTGCCTAACGAGCGGGGCGAGCTGAAGGTGGACCCCATGACGGGCTTTGTCCTTCCGGAATCCGAAGCTTCTGCAGGCCGCTCCCTGCCGTGGCTGGAGGTTCCGGGCTTTACAGCCGTAGCCCCCGTTACTGCAGAGGCCGAAGCGGGTGTTGTTGCAGATAGTGCTGTGACAGCTGTTCCTGCCGCTGTTACGGAGGGTGCAGACTCCGCCCAGATTTCCATTGTGCCTGTGGAAGAGAATGCTGCTGCACCCGCCGCGGAAACTGCAACTGTCCCTGCGACGGAATCTGCGACGCCTGCCC
- the rpe gene encoding ribulose-phosphate 3-epimerase — MSLKQIIAPSVLNANFLELGKGLNAIKNGGAGLVHLDIMDGHFVPNISFGPGISACVGKGTKLPLDCHLMIENPEKYVGEFAKAGASVISVHAETTNHLDRLLHQIKELGVKPSVAINPATPLESIKWVLDIVDMVLIMSVNPGFGGQSLIPYCLDKIRELRQLKPELDIQIDGGVKLDNILACKEAGANVFVVGSAIFGTADPEATCREFVKKVGR; from the coding sequence ATGAGTCTAAAGCAAATTATCGCTCCCAGCGTGTTGAACGCGAACTTTTTGGAACTTGGCAAGGGCCTGAACGCCATCAAGAACGGCGGCGCGGGCCTTGTGCACCTGGACATCATGGACGGACACTTTGTGCCCAACATCAGCTTTGGTCCGGGCATTTCGGCCTGCGTGGGCAAGGGTACCAAGCTCCCGCTGGATTGCCACCTGATGATCGAGAATCCCGAAAAGTACGTGGGCGAATTTGCGAAGGCGGGTGCAAGCGTCATCAGCGTGCACGCCGAGACCACCAACCACCTAGACCGCTTGCTGCACCAGATAAAGGAACTTGGCGTAAAGCCCTCCGTGGCCATCAACCCGGCAACTCCCCTGGAAAGCATCAAGTGGGTGCTGGACATCGTGGACATGGTACTCATCATGTCGGTGAACCCCGGCTTTGGCGGCCAGAGCCTGATTCCCTATTGCCTGGACAAGATCCGCGAACTGCGCCAGCTGAAGCCGGAACTGGATATCCAGATTGATGGCGGCGTAAAGCTGGACAACATTCTCGCCTGCAAGGAAGCGGGCGCCAACGTTTTCGTGGTAGGGAGCGCCATCTTCGGCACCGCCGACCCCGAGGCCACCTGCCGCGAGTTCGTGAAGAAAGTTGGCAGGTAA